A part of Armatimonadota bacterium genomic DNA contains:
- a CDS encoding glycosyl hydrolase translates to MVIIALTAMMLSHGSLPTPAQMFPLSAVRLLPSPFTKAVEANRKYVLALDADRLLAPFRREAGLKPRKESYGNWESMGLDGHTGGHYLSALADMIASGEDTKDHEMKRRLDYMVDELAECQKASGDGYIGGVPGSKELWAKVAAGHVEAVFDKWVPWYNLHKTFAGLRDAYEVAGNQKARDVLVKYADWACKEISGLSDEQMQRMMTQEHGGMNEVLADVYAITGDERYLTAAKKFSHEAILDPLENHQDKLTGLHANTQIPKVIGFEKIASLDGDEREDSGARFFWDRVTQHRSVAFGGNSVSEHFNDPKDFQGMLEHREGPETCNTYNMLRLTEGLFATDPVAKYADFYERALYNHILASIDPEHPGYVYFTPIRPEHYRVYSTPGESFWCCVGTGMENPGRYGQFIYAKAKDGLYVNLFIPSELKVPGTDLVVRQETKFPDEERTTLTLHMKKPMEYSLILRHPGWVSDEGFVIKVNGKKVDAPSKSSSYIGVRRQWHDGDKVELSLPMRTTVEELPDQSDWYAILHGPIVLVHPSGTEDQTGLHAGAGRGDHIAQGPVVPLDKAPVLITWQKALPTHVVPDPSGGPLHFRLTDVVEPTSKAGLSLVPFFRLQESRYQMYWEVMTSEGFAERQKRLAEEEKAKLAREAATLDSVAVGEQQPEVDHQMKGEGLETGFFNGRRWRHGKVVQYTLNPKGFDKVDLAVTYSGGDNGRTFDIFVNDHLISTQALVGDKPGKFFEVRYPIPAEALAARKDGLVTVRFVAKVWLAGGFYDVRLLKR, encoded by the coding sequence ATGGTTATAATCGCCCTAACTGCAATGATGCTTTCCCACGGCTCGCTCCCGACTCCGGCACAGATGTTTCCGCTCAGCGCGGTTCGGCTTTTGCCGAGCCCGTTCACCAAGGCGGTTGAGGCGAACCGAAAGTATGTGCTGGCGTTGGATGCGGACCGTTTGCTGGCACCGTTTCGACGCGAGGCTGGTTTGAAACCGCGAAAGGAGTCCTACGGAAACTGGGAGAGCATGGGCCTGGACGGACACACTGGCGGGCACTACCTTTCGGCCCTGGCGGACATGATCGCTAGCGGCGAAGACACGAAGGACCACGAAATGAAGCGTCGCCTGGACTACATGGTGGACGAGCTTGCCGAGTGTCAGAAGGCGTCGGGGGATGGGTACATCGGCGGCGTTCCGGGCAGTAAGGAACTGTGGGCGAAGGTGGCGGCGGGGCACGTCGAGGCGGTTTTCGACAAATGGGTGCCTTGGTACAACCTGCACAAGACGTTTGCCGGTCTGCGGGACGCCTACGAGGTGGCGGGGAACCAGAAGGCGCGGGACGTGCTGGTGAAATACGCCGACTGGGCGTGCAAGGAAATCTCCGGCCTCAGCGACGAGCAGATGCAACGGATGATGACGCAGGAGCACGGCGGCATGAACGAGGTTTTGGCCGATGTTTATGCCATCACCGGCGACGAGAGGTATCTGACGGCGGCGAAGAAGTTTTCGCACGAGGCGATCCTCGATCCGCTGGAGAATCACCAGGACAAACTGACCGGCTTGCATGCCAATACTCAGATTCCCAAGGTGATCGGCTTCGAGAAGATCGCGTCGTTGGACGGGGACGAGCGGGAGGACAGCGGGGCACGGTTCTTTTGGGATCGCGTGACCCAGCATCGAAGCGTGGCGTTCGGCGGGAATAGCGTGTCGGAGCACTTCAACGATCCGAAGGACTTCCAGGGGATGCTGGAGCACCGGGAGGGGCCGGAGACTTGCAACACCTACAACATGCTTCGGCTGACGGAGGGGTTATTTGCCACCGATCCGGTCGCGAAGTACGCCGACTTTTACGAACGGGCGCTGTACAACCACATCTTGGCGTCGATCGACCCGGAGCATCCGGGCTACGTGTACTTTACGCCGATCCGGCCGGAGCACTACCGCGTGTATTCGACGCCGGGTGAGTCGTTCTGGTGTTGCGTTGGGACCGGAATGGAGAACCCGGGCCGGTATGGGCAGTTCATCTATGCAAAAGCGAAAGACGGCCTCTACGTGAACCTCTTCATTCCATCGGAACTGAAAGTGCCCGGTACTGATTTGGTGGTGCGCCAGGAGACGAAGTTCCCGGATGAAGAGCGTACGACGCTAACCCTGCACATGAAAAAGCCAATGGAGTACTCGCTGATTCTGCGACATCCTGGCTGGGTTTCGGACGAGGGGTTTGTCATCAAGGTTAACGGCAAGAAGGTGGACGCGCCGTCGAAATCTTCGTCCTACATTGGGGTGCGTCGGCAGTGGCACGATGGCGACAAGGTCGAACTGAGCCTGCCGATGCGGACGACGGTCGAAGAACTGCCCGATCAGTCGGATTGGTACGCGATCCTGCACGGGCCAATCGTGTTGGTGCATCCATCGGGGACGGAAGACCAGACCGGTCTGCACGCTGGAGCGGGACGAGGTGACCATATTGCGCAGGGACCGGTAGTGCCGCTGGACAAAGCGCCGGTGCTGATCACATGGCAAAAGGCCTTGCCGACGCATGTTGTGCCCGATCCGAGCGGGGGTCCGCTCCATTTTCGGTTGACCGACGTCGTTGAGCCGACTTCGAAAGCGGGGCTATCGCTCGTGCCGTTTTTCCGCCTGCAGGAGAGCCGCTATCAAATGTATTGGGAAGTGATGACCTCGGAGGGATTCGCCGAGCGGCAGAAGCGGCTGGCGGAAGAGGAAAAGGCGAAGTTGGCGCGCGAGGCGGCGACCCTGGATTCGGTGGCCGTCGGCGAGCAGCAGCCAGAAGTCGACCACCAGATGAAGGGCGAGGGCCTGGAGACTGGGTTCTTCAACGGTCGGCGCTGGCGGCATGGCAAGGTCGTGCAGTACACCTTGAACCCGAAGGGGTTCGACAAGGTCGATCTGGCGGTGACCTACTCGGGTGGCGACAATGGTCGGACGTTCGACATCTTCGTCAACGACCATCTGATTTCGACGCAGGCGCTGGTGGGTGATAAGCCTGGGAAGTTTTTCGAGGTTCGCTATCCGATCCCGGCTGAGGCATTGGCGGCACGGAAGGACGGCCTGGTGACCGTCCGATTCGTGGCCAAAGTGTGGCTAGCGGGTGGGTTTTACGATGTGCGGCTGTTGAAGCGCTGA
- a CDS encoding TIGR03118 family protein, with protein MPRNFLRRSQAIFIAAIAIAVGGCGGSSVSVGGANQFVVTNLVADTAGPASHTDPNLVNAWGMAASPTGPWWISDNGTGKTTLYSGDGTVNALVVNVPGVGVANGPVTGQVYNPTSNFLISGVLTTRFIFVTEDGVLSAWNSGTSAVAVNDLSGTGAIYKGLAMSSSGTSLYATNFHSGMVDVFDGSFALVNSFTDPSIPAGYGPFGIQAIGSLIYVSYAKQDANKVDDVKGAGFGYVDVFNEDGTLNKRLVSNGALNAPWGLAKAPSSFGAASNALLVGNFGDGKINAYDATTGNLIATLHDAGGNPIVIDGLWGLSFGNGASAGSTTTLFFTAGPNDESSGLFGSVAVAP; from the coding sequence ATGCCCCGGAACTTCCTTCGCCGATCACAGGCGATCTTCATTGCCGCCATCGCGATCGCGGTGGGCGGCTGTGGCGGCTCCAGCGTTTCCGTTGGCGGCGCGAACCAGTTCGTCGTGACCAATCTCGTTGCCGACACCGCCGGCCCGGCGAGCCATACCGACCCGAACCTGGTCAATGCGTGGGGGATGGCGGCTAGCCCGACCGGTCCGTGGTGGATCAGCGACAACGGTACGGGAAAAACGACCCTCTACAGTGGGGACGGAACCGTCAACGCCCTTGTCGTCAATGTGCCTGGAGTTGGTGTTGCAAATGGGCCCGTTACAGGTCAGGTCTACAATCCGACGTCGAACTTTCTGATTTCGGGTGTCCTCACGACCAGGTTTATTTTTGTGACCGAGGACGGCGTTCTTTCTGCGTGGAATTCTGGAACTTCAGCCGTGGCCGTCAACGATCTATCGGGAACGGGAGCGATCTACAAGGGCTTGGCGATGTCCTCGTCGGGGACCTCTCTCTATGCAACCAACTTCCATTCGGGAATGGTGGACGTCTTCGACGGATCGTTCGCGCTGGTGAATTCGTTCACCGATCCAAGCATCCCGGCCGGTTACGGTCCGTTCGGCATCCAGGCCATCGGCAGTCTGATCTACGTCAGCTACGCCAAGCAAGACGCCAATAAGGTGGATGACGTCAAAGGCGCAGGGTTTGGCTATGTCGATGTCTTTAACGAGGACGGGACGCTGAACAAGCGTCTGGTCAGCAATGGAGCGCTCAATGCTCCGTGGGGCTTGGCGAAGGCGCCTTCGTCGTTTGGAGCGGCATCGAACGCTCTTTTGGTCGGCAACTTTGGCGACGGCAAAATCAACGCCTACGATGCGACCACCGGGAATCTTATCGCGACCTTGCACGATGCGGGAGGAAACCCCATCGTGATCGACGGTCTTTGGGGTCTGTCGTTTGGCAATGGGGCCAGTGCGGGGTCAACGACGACCTTGTTCTTTACCGCTGGTCCCAATGACGAATCCAGCGGGCTGTTTGGCTCGGTTGCGGTCGCGCCGTAG
- a CDS encoding sorbosone dehydrogenase family protein codes for MDRRFVFGLIAASATTVAVVGTTTACAIPGHASAGQTQGVRTGQAALDDWTGDAPGVRRKITVADLPEPYSTRSVDNGPHMVRRPEGAWPKVPEGFKVTEYMTGLNNPREIVTAPNGDLFIAESGPGRIRILRGRGTDGRPTTNEVFASGLHQPFGIAFYPPGPNPQYVYIGDTDAVVRYAYHNGDLHATGEMEHIADLPGGGRLRGGGHWSRDVRFRADGKKMYVSVGSLTNDHEGGRGEETHRADILEFDPDGKNERIYAYGIRNAVGLGIHPKTHELWCSINERDGLGDDLPPDYITRVKEGGFYGWPWFYIGNHQDPRHPGEHPELKDKVLVPEVLVGSHQASLCMTFYTGSSFPKEYDLEPFAAEHGSWNRAKRVGYKVIRVVTKDGAPTGVFEDFMTGFVTEDGNVWGRPVGVAVAPDGAMMVSDDGSGTIWRIQHEK; via the coding sequence ATGGATCGTAGATTTGTTTTCGGCTTGATTGCCGCGTCGGCAACGACCGTCGCCGTTGTTGGAACAACCACCGCATGCGCCATACCTGGGCACGCGTCCGCCGGACAAACACAGGGCGTGCGCACTGGTCAGGCCGCGCTCGACGACTGGACCGGCGATGCTCCGGGAGTTCGCCGCAAGATCACCGTCGCCGACCTACCTGAACCCTACTCGACGCGAAGCGTCGATAATGGCCCCCATATGGTTCGCCGCCCCGAAGGCGCATGGCCGAAGGTCCCTGAAGGCTTCAAAGTCACCGAATACATGACGGGCCTCAACAATCCGCGCGAAATCGTCACCGCGCCCAACGGCGACCTCTTCATCGCCGAAAGCGGTCCGGGACGAATCCGCATCCTACGTGGCCGGGGTACCGACGGGCGACCGACCACCAACGAGGTCTTTGCATCCGGCCTCCACCAGCCTTTCGGCATCGCTTTCTACCCTCCCGGGCCGAATCCACAGTACGTCTACATCGGCGACACCGACGCCGTCGTACGATACGCTTACCATAACGGCGATCTCCATGCCACAGGCGAAATGGAGCACATTGCCGACCTGCCCGGTGGCGGTCGCCTACGCGGCGGTGGTCACTGGAGCCGCGACGTGCGATTCCGCGCCGACGGCAAAAAGATGTACGTCTCTGTCGGCTCCCTCACCAACGATCACGAGGGCGGGCGAGGCGAAGAAACCCACCGTGCCGACATCCTCGAATTCGATCCCGACGGCAAGAACGAGCGCATTTACGCCTACGGAATCCGGAACGCCGTCGGCCTGGGAATCCACCCCAAAACCCACGAACTCTGGTGTTCCATCAATGAACGCGACGGCCTCGGCGACGACCTCCCGCCCGATTACATCACGCGAGTGAAGGAAGGCGGCTTCTATGGGTGGCCATGGTTCTACATCGGAAACCACCAAGACCCGCGCCATCCCGGCGAGCACCCCGAACTCAAGGATAAGGTGCTCGTGCCCGAGGTCCTCGTCGGCTCGCACCAAGCTTCCCTCTGCATGACTTTCTACACGGGATCCAGCTTCCCCAAGGAGTACGATCTTGAGCCGTTTGCCGCCGAGCACGGCTCGTGGAATCGTGCCAAGCGGGTGGGCTACAAAGTCATTCGCGTGGTCACCAAAGACGGCGCGCCCACCGGAGTCTTCGAAGACTTCATGACCGGCTTCGTGACCGAAGATGGAAACGTATGGGGCCGCCCAGTCGGCGTGGCCGTCGCTCCCGATGGTGCGATGATGGTCTCCGACGACGGCTCTGGCACAATCTGGCGCATCCAA
- a CDS encoding PEP-CTERM sorting domain-containing protein: MNHSQTFRALTIASSVLLAVAANAQSRSSFQIPTSLSGVSVDRLNNTDFNVSLATGATINISGMSGQITDIFGFWALDDDDDLTATGSPMDPWSFDANYSGTGGIVGFKTNPNTGITQGGSQTFHFDSLSGSVEGYGVHVRIDGSNTIYTAVVNPVPEPASLAVLGLGALGLVRRRRQKA, from the coding sequence ATGAATCATTCACAAACTTTCCGAGCACTTACGATCGCGAGCTCAGTTCTTCTGGCCGTGGCCGCCAACGCGCAGTCCAGGAGTTCTTTCCAGATTCCAACCTCTCTGTCGGGCGTTAGCGTCGACCGTCTCAACAACACCGATTTCAATGTTTCGCTTGCGACTGGAGCAACCATCAATATCAGCGGCATGAGCGGTCAAATCACCGATATCTTCGGATTCTGGGCTCTCGACGACGACGACGATCTAACCGCCACCGGCTCTCCAATGGATCCTTGGTCGTTCGACGCAAACTACTCTGGCACCGGCGGAATCGTGGGATTCAAAACGAACCCGAATACCGGTATCACGCAGGGCGGTTCGCAGACCTTCCACTTCGACAGCCTGTCGGGAAGCGTCGAAGGATACGGCGTCCACGTCCGAATCGATGGAAGCAACACCATCTACACGGCGGTCGTCAACCCCGTTCCCGAGCCTGCTTCACTAGCCGTCCTGGGCCTAGGCGCCTTAGGGCTCGTCCGACGACGACGACAAAAGGCTTAG